The window TTCTGGACCGACTTATTGGGAGATATGGTCTTGAGCGAGCATGTTTATATTGTCGGTTCTCAGAACATCTTGTTCTTGGTTGTTTGTGACTTGTGCCTACAGATACATTTATTTGATATAGACATCCCCGGGAAGATTACTTTTATGGAATCAAAGACTCTCACTGCCGGAGAGACACCAACAATCGTTGACACAGGTTTCATTCTGGTTCTGCCAAATATCTTTGTCATATGTATCTTTTATAAACTTATTATTCTAgtatctaaaaaaataattgacaaTAAAATTTGGGGTACTCTTGGCTCAATATTCTTTTTTCATATAGAGAAGAACTTGTTCCCATCACCTCTCACTTTCTAGTTTATAGTAGAAATCTCCAGTGCATTGCAGCGGTTGAGAATAATAATGGTGTTGTTGGATTGTTGCAGATGTGGGGCGTATTGGAATAGGCATCTGCTATGACATCCGATTCCAGGAGCTAGCTATGATATATGCTGCAAGAGGTGAACTCTCTTTATATAGTATATGCTTTATCCAAATGGACTAGTTGCTGCTTCTTTTTTCTCAGACTCTCATTAAAGaacctcatcatcatcatcatcatcatcatctactaCATGCTTGTTCTATTACTTTCCAGGGGCTCATTTGCTGTGCTATCCAGGAGCATTTAACATGACAACTGGACCTCTCCATTGGGAACTACTACAAAGAGCAAGGTGCATTATCACAGTCTCCTACTTTATGAAAACTTGCTTGGCGTGTAGTTAGTAATGAGTAAATTACAAGGCTGACTCGGtctgttttgttttcatttcaggGCTACGGATAATCAGgtactttcttcttctctttgggAGTTTTATCTTATCGATAATCATTGGAGCATTTGATAGAACTACATATGCTGTTTTATCCAGTTATATGTGGCGACATGCTCACCTGCCAGAGATTCAGGAGCTGGCTACACTGCTTGGGGACACTCTACACTCATTGGGCCTGTAAGCATACTAACCCTTTTCCATGCTAGTTGTTTGGTAATGAAGCTTCACTAAACTCGTAAACATCTGACAGTTTGGAGAAGTTCTAGCTACGACTGAGCATGAGGAAGCAATCATCATAGCAGAGATTGATTACTCTATCCTTGAACAACGAAGGTAAATCCACAAGAAGAGTACCGTTaactttcttgattttttttttggtttatccGCTAATTGAATCTCGGTTATGATTATGTTAGGACAAGTCTTCCACTGAATAAACAGCGGAGGGGAGATCTTTACCAGCTCGTAGACGTGCAGCGCCTGAACTCTAAATGAATGCAGCAGAGAGTGTGTGTTTTCTTGGTTACGTGCAACTTCTTAGACATGGTCATTTCTCTGCAACTTTGTAgagatgaaataaataaaaacttatacTTGTGTTTAAATTAATCGAAATAAACGACTTGTTCTCAAAGTTATTTATCATCTCCACCCCACTTGTCATGTCGACTAATGAGCTAAGCTTAAGTTGACTGTTCATAAACTTTAAATGCATATTGTGACCACCATATCGTATATGATAAATCATTCATTCCTACCGTTTTTTCGAATTGGATAAAAAAAAGAGACATGAAAACGATATTACATAAGACTTTGTCAGGCTGTACTTTGAATTTTAGATGATCCGTGAACTGATGGTTGAATGATAAAATGACGAGACGATAGAATGTAGGTATAGCGAGGGAGCTTACAGAACATTCACAGTGTGGTCTCGTCTTTGGAGGAGACACGGCCCAAACCTATAGAGTAGAGTGGTCCATTCCTCTATAACCCGTCTGTGAAAGAACAAATGCCGTACGCATGGGGTGAGGAGGCCCACACGTGCGAGGGGTCGCATATGGGGAGAACAACAACAATGGTTCACGTGGCAGGTCACGTGTGGGACCCCACACAGACACCAGTTGAGAGGTTCACCGCGTGGATGAATGAGtgaatctttcttttttctttttgtgtcaGTTCTTATTGTCTCTCCCTGAGCAACTCATTCTCTGACTCCTCCCGTGCCATTTTCTTTCCCTTTAATAGTATGTTTCTCAAACATCCCTAAAACTTAACAGTTGTATCCATTCTAACCAAGATTCATTTCCATTGACAATTAGATTGCAAACTGAGCATTCATACTTTTTCAACAGCATTCatctactatgttttaatgTGGATAATGCCACAACAATGATATTGATACAGTTATCAACTATATATGTCACTGTTGTAAACTATATAACATTGTCTAGCAAACTTGATcatataaaatgaaaagaaCATAGACCGAAGTGTGACAAAGATATAGGATGGAAACAAGAAGACATACAAGTGTTTTTAACAACAAAAGAAAGACATAAGTGTTGATGAAACGAGGAACAGCCAAGGAACAAGAAAGGAAGGAAGCATGTGAGAGAACTGAAAAAGACGCAAAACAGGTACAGTTCCTTAACCTGTCCTTGTCTAGACAACTCCAATGAAGCAATGTGGATGTAGGAGAGACTTTGCTTAAAGTTAAACACGCACATGATCGTTTAATTAAATCATTAAGAACTTGCTAAATGCTAATTGAAGACCGCACTAGTGTGGTCCTTCTGGTAAGTGAACAACACGCGCCGAGATCGCCAGTTATATATACGTCTTCTCTGTGTTCTCTCTCATTCGTCGTCTTCCTCTACAACTTccgacaaagaagaagaaaaacaccaAAACAGTTAAGACGTtaactctttcttcttttgtctcttcttcttcagaacAAAACATGCATAGATCCAAACCTCAATCCAGAAACCCGTCATTCTCCTCCACTCTCCTCGATGAAATCTACAATTCCATCGATCCCAAAACCAAAAAGACTCAACCTTTTGTCGGCTCTGTTAAGAAACAGAGCATCAGCGTAACCAGATCAGTTCCTGACCGGAAACTCCACCAAGATCGGTTCTTTGGCTCTGTCTCCTCTTCCTCTGATTCCAACTCCAGTATCTTCTCATCTTCCGACACCGAACTAAGTCACGGTACTAAGAAGATAACTTCTTCAAGGCCGTTGTGTTTCGGCCCATCTAAGACAAAACAGAGTAAAACAGAGGATAAAGCTCTGTTTCACCAAAACAGAGCAACCCGAGTGTTTCACGACTGCGATTACGCCTCGGGTAATCAAAAGAAGCTCAAAACTCCATCTTCACCTGGAGTACGAATCGTTAACTTCATCAATGCCTTGTTCAGCAAACAATCAACGGCGGTTAATAGTTATCCGAGGAAGACGAGCTACGAAGACTCTGCATTCTCTAGAAAACGAACTGAATATTACTATCCATCCACGGcgtgttcttcagcttcttcctTCTCCAGGTCTTGTCTGAACAAACGCTCCGAGAAATCATCTGGCCGTACCAAGCCAAGCGTTAGATTTTCTCCGGTCAATGTGATCGTCGAAGAAGAAGACTATCTCAGCAGCGGCTATGTTAGAAAGTCGGTGAAGAAGAATGTGGAAGATGGAGGGAGGAGATCAGTGGAGGAGATTGCTAGAGAGTTTTTGAGAGATTACCACAAGAATCATGAAAACAGTTTGGTCAAGAATAATAATGATCTCGAGGATTAtgaagatgaggatgatgatgttGGAAGTGATTCGAGTTCGGATTTGTTTGAGCTGGATTTAGTTGGAACTCGTCATCATAATCTGTACGAAGATGAACTTCCTGTGTATGAAACCACTTTTGCTGGTTTGATCTTGTGAAGCTTTTGTTACTTTTTCTTTAGGTTTTtcgattttatttttaaagtttttgtatCATGGTGATTCTTTCTCCACATCTGTGTTTGGTTTTTGTAACTATATGTCGTGTTATAAATTTTGTGCTTGTGAAAGTATGAACGGATCATATCTCTCATAGCTTCATTTTACCTTTCTTTATTGTTCTATTAACTATTTACGGTAAGATAAATTTTGTGCTTGTAAAAGTATGATCGGATCATATTTCTCATGAGTTCATTTCACCTTTCTTTATTGTTCTATTAACTATTTACGGTAagataaacatataataataaacattAACTATTTCTCTTAACATTTAATCTAAACCTAACCATTATGTCTAGTTTTCTATTAGGTAATGGCTAGGTTTAGATATAACAAATGGACATTGTAAAAGTAGAAAATTTTGAGTTTCAGTCCGGTCCTGACCACAATCAAATGAAACATTAGTTTTGAATCTTCAAATATTTaagaatcaatatatatatatataaatgtaatcTCAAAttgatagaaaaaatattttaaaatatggtcCCTAAAATTTTATGGCGGTCAAGTGACATTGACGAAAATGATCCGTTACGTGCACATATAAATGATTTGCGGAGGATAATATGATACTAGTAATTGATAGTGGTTGATGATCCCAAAGCTACCAACTGACTCTTTTTTTATGTATCAATCGCATGCTTTAAATCCAAATTTTCATCAATGCAAACACTTTTAGGTGATTTTAAGTTTAAGCCACTATGAAAATCTACATATGAtggaccttttttttttccttagatCAAACGCGTGAAGCCGAAATCAACGCTGGCGTAGTTGCAAATGAATGAATTAATTTTTAgctgtatatttatttttagttaccTGGGAGACTTTCTatatagttttaatataaaCTTCAAATTCAAGCCTTCAACTATAAATAATCATGTATACTAAAGTAACACACGAATATATTTAAGATATACAGCGTGTcaattcataaaacatagaatCGATGATATGTGAAAGTGTTTGTTatgtataaaaagaaaaaaacgtcAAGACATTCGATATCCAAATGAGAAGCAAAGGGTAATTTTAGCGGATATCGTGAATGGACATATTAAGCTTAATAAATTTGcaaaaaatgaagaaagaaagtgtaattttaaaataaagtgaAAGTGTTGTAACGCTGGATGAACATGAAGTGCTGATGCTTtacttcttcctttttttcacTTTGATCATCTTTAAAAGTTCCGATTACAACCTTCCCCATTACTTCTCTCAACAACAAAAGCTaatttacataaataaatatatatcacaCGCGCGGTTGCAGCTTCACTAGATTCAGACTCCAAACCATGCATGTCgcagttcctttttttttttttttttttttttttttaataaataaaatctgcCCGATAAATGGGGAATCAGATACTGTTACAAGCttgttttgaacaaaatatcgaAATCAATCTATTACAATACTAGCTTCGCCCACCCACTAAACCCGGCACATTCCGCTAATTTGTTTTTCGAAATCCTTCGACATCGGTAGCCGCTCTCTACCATCGACGTGACTCTTGGGAAAGTGAGGTTCTCCTCGTTGCCGAGGATGCCGGGAGTTCCCTTAACGTCTCCGGAGTAGCTAGTTCCCGATGATCTCCACCAAACTTGCAactttctctgtctatgaagcTCGAAACGATCGAAGGGGAGGATTCAAATACTTACCAAGGCCTTGCAAACGCCACCAAAGCCGGAATGTATGAAACGCCACACGACGCTTTGAACCGCATCCCAAAACGAGCAAGCACACGCTTCAACCGTCTATGAAACCTGCAGAAAGACGGGTTGTATACATCGCCACAACCTGAAAAGAAGTCTCAAAACCAATGCAAGAAAGCCAGCAACACCACCACCGGAGGGACAAGAACACCGTGGCGCTCGGATGTGAGCATGGACGAGATGCTGACTCAAAGACGGCTAATGACTCCCGAGAACCGCCTAAGCATCTAAGCGTTTGAGAACCAAAGAACTTTTCTTGACCACAAATTAACAACCTCCAGAGCCAAGGAGATAAACAACAATGACGAACAAGAGACTTTAACTCCTAAAGCCAGGCCGTCGCCTACACCGTCGGAGAATCAGAACAGGACGCTAGAGGAGGGAGTAACGAAAGAGAGGCAGAGCAAACTGGGAACCATCTAATGGCCATAGACGACCACTCGAATCGAACCAGCAGCACACACACGAAGAAACAAAATCGAACACTTTCACCACGATTACATCCGACTCGAAACTTGCCTCCTAATCCAAAGAATGGAGCACTCTTGGTTGCGGCAAGCAGGGACCGGAATATCCCCGACCCGAGGAGACCCAAAATACCCACCACCTCAACTGAACGAGCACGACGCGATAGATCCGTAGCAACGAACCACCACCGGACCCAGCCGTGACAAGATCCCGCGCATCCCCCCCACGACGACGGAACACCGGAGAGCTTGAGAAAGGGAAAAACGAGCTCaccataaaccctaaaaacCGACTTCACCAGCACGACCCGCACCACTACACCGCGTCACGGCTCCACGAGGAGCCAAACCACCACCGGAATCGTCAATCTTCGCGAGCAGACAACGGAAGCCAATGACGGATGCCAAACTAGAGCCGGAAACAAAGCGGAGAGAGCACGAGAAGGTCAGAGAAGCAAAGAGCAAACAAAGTGGAGAGGAGAAAGCCCTCTGGCACCGGCACGCGCTCGGACGCGCCGCCCGGACCAGAGGCGGATGACAATGGTGTTTTGAGATCTAGAGTGTTAGGAGAGAGAAAGCACGATaacttttgaaaatattatgtcGCAGTTCCTATAATACTTGTGTTTTGCTTCCTCATATTAAATATTCTTCGACTCAAATACATGGTTCTGTGTGGCCAGTGGGCTCATCATAACACTTTTGAGATTTTGCATGGCCCAAAGATGAACTGATTCTTGACAAGGCATCCAAATTCCAGTGCTGTATCACAGTATCAGCGATCCGGTAATTCTTATATTAATTTAAGGTAAAACTATCCAAATcaaagtaaaatattttatggTAGTGTCCGAATTTTCAATTCAcaatatattctaaaaatacacagtaaaaactctataaattaatactcaatatattaataaacattataaattaataaattcttCTGGTCCCAAGTTGAAatgattcaaaatatgaaataaatcgataaaataataagataatatttttttaaagtactgtatatatatatgatcttattaaaattataaacttataatttatatatatgcattttaTTTAGAGAAATTTCTCAGGATAactctttttaagtttttgtcataaaaatagttctcaatgagaaaaatgaccaaaagaagttttattaaagtaaaaatgcatttataccttagggttaactaatatagacttagggtttaaaattaaaGGGTGGGTTTTAAGGattatgatttcaaattttaaaaaataaaaatataaattttcaaaaaaaaaaaaaaaaactattttggttattttctttattgaaagctatttttttgtgacaaaaactaaaaaaataatatttaaaataattgcccttttatttatgtataaacaaaaagttgatttttttctatatttacaatgataatatctctatttttaactattcaatatattttgataatatttagtaaaattatatttaaaaccacatttaaattctataaaatatatttcatatatacaaatcaatataagaaaaatattatgaaagtcaaatttcaaaaacataattaatgtatatacggtaaaattagttatttcttattttatataatagatacctctaaaatagaaaattctaaaacatattttttgtaaattaataaaatgttataggtcccaacattattaatttatacagtTTTTATTGTAGTTctttaaatttagaaaaaaacttaatttatttgattacatacattataaaaattgattaaGATGACATCTAATCGTTTACGTTGGCGCTAAATCACTTATAAGTGAAACAAATTTTCTACGgtgattttgaaaaatattggtCTAGACATCATTTTGGTGTTTGAATAGAAGCTATATTTTTACAAAGCATTTAATTAGCAtataacgattttttttttgaatatagaTTACACAAACAATTCGCTGGCCAATTTCATTTCCTATTAATGTTTAACACACTGCCATACATGTTTTTCTTCACAATTACTCATAAACGTAAATCCAAGTTGAAATGATCTAAATGATtatatttaattgatatatttcaTATCTTATATTCTCTCCATTTAGATTTAATTGTAGTTGTGTggaaaattttttattttaaaataaatatcgttTTAGAGTTTTAATGCAAAAATTATTAACGATATTctccattttatttttctattagttgaaatatggttaaTTGTAtagataattatgtttttattttaaaaatatacaaaatcatatattttcttaatctgtATGTATAAACTTAGAGcgacaattaaaatgaaacatatGGAGTATTTTGTTTCCTTGTCTTTCCCAAACTATTATGAAACattcattatttattaaaaaaatcgtgcaacacaagaaaataaaaagttaaaaagcaCACGAATGATAATAATAAGACAAAACTATTGTTTTGGATCCCCGTTCCAATAATAACATATATCAAAAGCATCCGTTGCTTCGTTGAACCTGCATGGCCCATCTTTGCTTATATCCCAGAAACAGTAGATACAAGGAATACCCCTATGAACACCATCTCTGAAATCAtcgtatatataaaagtgtgttgAGTGTCCTCGAGGCCATGTGAAATGACAGTAAAATACTGTCGTCCCCCAAATATTTGGTCTAAACGTAAATGACCAAGACTTATTCGGAGCTAGAATTTGGAGACCGAGATTGTCGTCTGAGGACTTACAGTGGAGGTTTAATGTGGAACCATCACCGAGGCGATTTGTTATCCTCACCATTGATTTGAGAGTAGAGATATTTGGATGAACATCTGAAGCAATGGTTTCAGCTTGTAAGAGAGATATTTGGATGAGTAGAGATATTATCATTACCACAAGAACTTGTGTTCTTTGGATATTTGCCATTTCTTTAAGAATTGAAAGTTGTGTGAATGATCTTTGTTTCTTTTGCATTGATATATATAACAAGTCTGAGATGAGATGTACATGAGGACATTGATTTTGTTCCAATTTAGAATTGGTTGAATACAATGTATTGTGTTACAAAAAACATTGTATTGAATCAAAGGAATATTCATGATttattagattttgatccgGGTTTTTAAAGTGTATAAATACTTTTTATTGACTGAATTTTattgaatataattataaaatttgtaatgTACTTTTACTTTGTatgcataatttattttaattaatattatgtaTGTTAAAATGTTAAGAGTTTTGAGAAGAATTATGATGTGCATTAACATATTTGTGCGTTTAGAATACATTTAATGAAACAAAGGAATGTTTATGTATGTTAACTGTTAGAATTTTGAGAAGAATTATGATATGCGTTAATAATCgttatacaattttaaatacaTTTATCGAAACAAAGTAATATTAATGGTTAtggttgaaaaatgaaaatcaatatttatGCATTATCCATTCAAAGTTGGATTAGTCTTATATTATAAGGTTTGCAATATGGATTTCAATCTAACTTTAGCTCAATGTTCCGTTCATTTCTAAAAACTTCCTTTGCATcgcaataataataataataataataataataataataataaaaaagccTGTTCTTTTCGAGCCCCGTTCCATTTATAACATATATCAAAGAGATTAGCTGCTTGACTGAGGCTCCGAATGataactgcggtttgagcggtgcgggacaaacGGTTCAACTGCGATgtggttttaacagttataaaaacgtatagatatatggtatatgtagagatttttgttactgttaactacGGTGCGGGGCAGGGCGGTCGTAAACATTCGAAGCCTGAATCTGCATGGCCCATCTATACTTATATCCCAGAAACAGTCGATACATAGAGTACGCCTATTAACACCATCTCTAATATCATCATATATATCGAAGTGTGTTGACGGTTGAGTGTCCTCGAGGCCAAGTGAAATGACAAGTAAAAAACGTGTTCCCCCAAATATTTGGTCTAAACGTAAACGACCAAGAGTTATTCGTAGCTAGAATTTTGAGGCCGAGATCGTCGTCTGGGGACTTACAGTGGAGGTTTAATGTCGAACCATCTCCGAGGCGATTTGTGATCCTTACCATTGATTTACGAGTAAAGATATTTGGATGAACATTTGAAGCAATGGTTTCCACTTGGAAGAGAACTATTTGGATGAGTAGAAATATTACTACCACATGAACTCGTGTTCTTTGGATATTTGTCATCTTTTCAAGAATCGAGTGATTTGTGTTTCTGTTgaataatgtttgtttattttgaattggtatatatatatatatatatgtaacaaaGTTTCGATTAGATGTACATGCATGACAACATTAGAGAATCATTATCCAAGTCTCTTTGATAGGTTTCTTAGTATaattatgattaaaaaaaaaaattgtaataaatacaGGAGACGTCTCCTAATTAAGGATTACAAGAGACGTCTCTTCTCTTCATctatctcttcttctccttctctgctgtctctctaatctctcctTCTCTCAATTGGAGTCTTGAACTCATCTTCCCCATCCACAACCATGACTGAGGTAGAGAGAGAGGAGAACTCATCTTGTTAATTTGAAATTGATCTGAAGTCTTGTAGAGAGAGGGGAAGTCTTCGAAGTTGAGACCGGAGAGATTGGCGTTGAGGCCGAGACGAGAGAGAGCTTGGCTTAGCTCCTCGAGGGTGATGAAACCGGCGTTTCCAGGCTAGATTTCGTTTCCAGAatataattggttgaatacGTTTTTTGGTCAACTTGTTGAATACATTTATTGAAACAAATGACTGTTAATGGTTTATGGttgaatattaatattaaagcATTGCCAATTTAAAGTTGGATTACTCTTATTTAAGGTTTGCAATATGGATTCCAGttgtttgaatatttttttcttaaaacatgttattataaataaatagtatacaaaataaaattgaatatagttaaTTTTGTATGATCTCGGTTCAAAATTTAATCAAATCTActattaattttcaaataaattcaggttttaaaaatctaataaaacatGTATCGGCAACTCtagtaattataatatttttatttatttaccttTTCTTCAtggaaaaataatttaaataaaaatatctaaaataaagcaaaatacTTTAGGGTAGATGTCTATGTTCTAAAATGTGTTTCTTTAAGTTTGGACTTTTAATTTACTTGA of the Brassica rapa cultivar Chiifu-401-42 chromosome A03, CAAS_Brap_v3.01, whole genome shotgun sequence genome contains:
- the LOC103855953 gene encoding protein BIG GRAIN 1-like D — encoded protein: MHRSKPQSRNPSFSSTLLDEIYNSIDPKTKKTQPFVGSVKKQSISVTRSVPDRKLHQDRFFGSVSSSSDSNSSIFSSSDTELSHGTKKITSSRPLCFGPSKTKQSKTEDKALFHQNRATRVFHDCDYASGNQKKLKTPSSPGVRIVNFINALFSKQSTAVNSYPRKTSYEDSAFSRKRTEYYYPSTACSSASSFSRSCLNKRSEKSSGRTKPSVRFSPVNVIVEEEDYLSSGYVRKSVKKNVEDGGRRSVEEIAREFLRDYHKNHENSLVKNNNDLEDYEDEDDDVGSDSSSDLFELDLVGTRHHNLYEDELPVYETTFAGLIL
- the LOC103856852 gene encoding S-protein homolog 4-like, encoding MQKKQRSFTQLSILKEMANIQRTQVLVVMIISLLIQISLLQAETIASDVHPNISTLKSMVRITNRLGDGSTLNLHCKSSDDNLGLQILAPNKSWSFTFRPNIWGTTVFYCHFTWPRGHSTHFYIYDDFRDGVHRGIPCIYCFWDISKDGPCRFNEATDAFDICYYWNGDPKQ